The Lathyrus oleraceus cultivar Zhongwan6 chromosome 5, CAAS_Psat_ZW6_1.0, whole genome shotgun sequence genome includes the window tacaaactgggtgtagtattatcgccggccgccatgaatctatcgactagttcattctttacggatgttggatttttcgttataaacgttgtgttgatacgggaagcagcaataaaattgaatcggttacacgattcagttccccgcatcaatgttacatacatataccttaaatagaaacataataaacattagactactcattgaaatgtgtaaataaattgttcaactaagtaaataatagattgatcggagtaccatatgtatgtatgaatgacagcgatgcccaattcttcgtgttcaaaaagttgttgcatgtcctcctttgcaattatttcggaatgagcaattccgaaaacaccttcatcaaaatctacactacggatggcgccgtgcataatatcggactcttccaccattttctcaagacgcatcataatttgagattttgtctcggacgtcgttggaatatcgttaccagcttttttcaactttcgaccgggaacctaaaaattcatataaattaaatcatgactttttgtgatgcaacataatcgttgcgtatataattcaatgagtatatatatttgtacctctttttgagatgcaaccgactcgatgcgtcttgaaatccctttaccagctttatgtgtgggtcttgtaggagtctaacattaccatgtaataaggattgattaaatatcataattgtagctgaattgaaatgtgaatactaaatattcataatcatttagaacatatatacctcggcatctgggaaaattagatctgacggccatccaacaaaggatccgactgcatctcgcatcaacgttgtctctgaaacaacgtcaagtaatggtagaagcgcgtcggtatctaatacaaggtcaaccgaaactttcatatatcccaccgggaggggattatggtgaagtaattcacccgaagtgttgtgcacttttcccttgccaactatgcgataagttggtgacgatagatacaactgacaaggtgtaatgccctaaaccaataataaatgttattgttaacgtgtatatgtgtcaagtaaaaaagtgatattttaatttcataataacatatataattacctcgggaaatttcggttgacaattgatactagctcggtcactagtatcttttgcctcagaaccgcacctttcctctctataccttgcattctccttttgcagttcgagtacttgtgcccttaactctgccaaggtctccatcacctctttgtttgtaggattttttgtttttggttttttataaaatgacgacggagtcacaccaaaacccttacccctcacacgaccggaatactcaggaacatttagtactcgactaagtacgctcctgcaatcctggacctcggttgaaggtaaggtttgggataaagtctcctgaaatattattagaggagattaaaaatgaattatatgtctaacaaaattttcgatataattaaagaaataatgttacatatacttacacattcgtcataaacattttgaaccgcttcaacgacatccccatccttcccaacccgagcagccttccacaatacgtgctccggaagagatgttgcgtcacttttctcctcggctagctacaaattgaatcagattataagatcatcaattataacatattgtaacaatgtataagctcacagcatttgaatatactcacaattctttgttgtaaccgtgcatatcccgtacgcccttttttgtacggatacgcgggttttgatgcccttttccgatttttgtcgcttacttcctggataaaaaagtttaaggcatattagaaccaagtaacttaacaattgtataataccataattaatagacattacatggaatttttcgtttcttcgtttggcgacaaagttatcccattcttcggctgaaataatctccgcatacttcattggccgttctgcttcaacaaagtttccttcctcatccttgagaaatttgttggacaaaaaggatcgaaatcctcggagtctttttccggccaattgaatacaatatttttgccggctttcatcgatgtgaaaggatctctaaaaaacatacaaatggagtgtgttattataagtaatattataataatatatggtcaacaaatagtcaacaaaaaaaacatataataatatatggtaagtacctgtatctcggaccatattttttctttgccaacctttaattccggacttctccaattatcacatgtaatcggaatatgttgtcgaacaagggaaccaatgtaacttgccaacattgaaccgttaggctcaattagttggtcttcagcactccaatgtacttcgaatttttcacccttgtctcttgcacgaatgattgacttcataacagtcaatcctcgtttgatttctttttcaacattgttacgtgatccactcgcgtcatgggtatcgtcttggttagccattttatctgtaatatagaaatgattcaataagacccaagtaagacaatgaccatattcgtgaagctacacaaaaaacacattcatataccttccatttctctcatgttacaacaatctaaactctctctttttttcatcattattgaatacaaactcacacacacctactgcatacaaaagaccaatgcaaagttatggtgtttggaacatgaacaaacttgcatccataatcatcaaacttccaagcacaagctcaaacacactccaaatgacatcagttttcaatcagaaataaaaaaccttacaacaaggtgctcatgaacaccatatagtgctcgtttgccctaaacaacattaatcaacataatgcacaaaatgtaaaactcagtttagaaaatgccctaatcaaacacctgaagaaagtgaacggtaacgatggagaagagaaataccttcaaggtgacggtaacgatggagaagaaagtgaacagcgacggtggatgcagataactcagtgaacgtgaacgcagcagcagaaaaaggcgacggcgacgacgacggtgagggagggagaacgaacggaggacgagagtaatcgcagtagagagtaatcgcagtagagagaaaacccagttacgtaaacgaaataacatatagagagggaaaataaagagacatgcagtatatatgttataattttaatgtttaataaaggggaccttagagggcgcttgtgtaaaaaaagcgccctctaaagggggcctaagagggcgcttctaaaagcgctctctaaggctttccaaaagcgctttataaactggaaatgtacatggacttagagagcgcttttttaaaagcgccctctaagggtacccttagagggcgctttcataaacgcgccctctattggtgtccctccatttcctcattattttttcgcttcactttagagggcgctttgttacagaagcgccctctaaagtgcgctgtctattcctccttatttttctcttcactttagagtgcgcttctttaagaaagcgccctctaagatgcgctgtctattccagtttttggcgtagtgaaacTAGCTATAGCAGGAATTTTGACTTCTCCAATCGATTGAAGCATTTTCCAAATCAATTGAATTAGTTCGAAATTGAACCGCAAGTAATTGGGACATCGCCTTCATAATGTGCAATGGCTAAATATCCTTTCTTTCCTATATTTAAACTTACAATCGCTTGTATTTCAAGcttcaaattgattgtgaaaaCATGTCAATCGATTGGAAAGTGATAAAATGTATTTATTGAAAATTCCTTTTTGAGACTACCTctggcctataaatagaggttaTTTTTCTCATTTCATAACATTCAGAATCCTGTTTGACACACCTTTCTCACTCTTCCTCTCTCTCTAAAGTTTTGTTTAACTTTCTCTCACTAATGTTTTCGCCTAAGTGCTTTTGTGAGTGAGAAGATAATTATTATTCTGAAAAGGATAGAACTGTAAATTCATCAAGGAAATATCTTGTATACACCTTGGTTGAATACTGTCAAATTAGGAATTTATTTTGGTTAGAAGGTAAACCCGTTAAAAACTTTGGGTTGAGATTATGTGATTTAGTTCCGACTTATGTTCGAGATTAACCTGATATAAAATCTCTTAGGTTCTTGGTCAGCACGTATAAAATCAAGATTAGGTTCGAAAGTTCATCTCGTATAAAAGCTTTCATCAAAGTTCAGCCCGTATAAAAGTTTGGGAGGTTTGAGATCAACCCGATATAAAATCTCATAGGTTATTGGTTATCCCGTATAAAATCAAGGATTAAGGTTCGTGAGCTCATCCCGTAGAAAGAAGACTAACCGCTTCAATCTACCATTTGTGGAGAAGAAGACTAACAACTTCAATTCATCAAGAGAAGACGCACAAGATAAATCTATTGTCTTATATTATTTGGTTCGATGTCAACCATCATTTTCTTGTATAGGGGGGTTCACGAGTCTTTCCTACTAAAAACTCTCAATTATTATCGGAAACTCTCATGATTAATTCTTTGGGAGAAAAGTAGATCTTTTTGTTTTTTGAGCGAACCTCTATACATTGTGGTGTTCGTCTCTTTTCCTTAAACTCCTTTAAATTCCACAATTTatcttatgctgtttgtttttTCCACTGCTAAGGTTTTGAAAAGTTTTTAGGCTCTGATATTATTTCTCAAAatatttcaaatccaaaattTTCCAAACCACACAAATTACTCCACCCTCTTATTTGTGAAGTCTTAAATTCAACATTCTCAACACAATCTTCCTTCCCCAAAGACTATAGTATTGTGGTGGAAAAAACGGTGACCGAAGAGAGGATATCATAAGAAGCATCTAAAAAAGTTGTTCTAATACAAGAGAAATCTTATAAGGGTATGATCATTTGGATAAAAAACTTGTAACTAGTAGAAATGAGTGattcagaagaaaaaaaagaaatacCAATGGGGGATGATTTGGAGGATATGAAAGGCATGAAGGTGGAAAAACATGTTGAAGGAAGGTATGTGTGTCCAGAGTTCACCCTATCTTGATTTGAACAATGATTACTATCTAGTTATCTTCTCCCACAATGAAGATCATAATGTTGTGATCATGGATGAATTTAGTTTATCTATGATCACTACCTAATTGTTAAGGCGCAATTTTATTTTTATTCGGCAAGTGATACTATAGAGAAAACTCATATTTGAGTTTTAATTTCTGGATTGTCAATAAAATATTTATATTCGAAAGTCTTAACTTTTATTGGTAATAGAATTGGTACAAACGTTAAAGTTGATAAGAACATTTTGATGCAACAACGTAGGAAATATGCACGGTTGTGTGTTGAGGGTTTATTTAAGAAAACTGCTTCTGGCTATGCATCATCTTCTATTCATGAAATGGTTCTCTATAGCATATGTTATTTATGGTCTTGAGTACATAAAGTAACATACTAACTAATATAAAACCATAAACCTATTTTAAAGCTAAATCAGGCATCGAGCCAACGAGACGAAACTCGAATCAAGTTACACCATTCATATACAGTTTAACCGATTAAACCGTCCAGTTTCAGCATTGTTTTTAAAACATCATAGGATATACAATATCAACCATTTAAGCGATAACTTTTTCCGCGAAAAGCAACTCCATCACCCTGATTCTGCTGCCGagtggaagaagaagaagatgaatcATTGCCACTTGTTTCATGAGAAGTGCTTCTCGTTGTTGTTTGAGTTCCACCAAGACGATTGCTTCTTCCTCTAAACACAATTCCAGCTGAAGGATTAGATTGCACTGGTGCATTCATTTGAGTACCTTCTCCCCAATATGCCACTACTTTGTGACTAGTTTACATAAGTTAAGGACTATTATGAACGTTTTTGCTAGAGCATATGCCATGTACAAGTCCGCGAATCCCAACTTAACTGACAATAGGTTGGACGCCATCATCAGGGTTATAATTCTAGTATTCACGGTTATATATGTGGACTTTTAGTAGTTATTACTATATTCGTCTACCGACAAAAAAAATGTCATGTACAAAATTTGTTATAATCATTGTTGTGACCAATGCAAGTTGATATATAAAAGAAAAGGATACACTAAAAGAGGAGTGTTGAACTTGAACTTTCCACCAGCAAGAGGATGAAGAACTGTTAAGAAGTAATACAAGTGTCCTGCAAGCATTCCTAGAATGTCTGGCTTCAAAGGGTTTCCAAATATCAAATCAAGACCTAGCATAGCCCATGGAAGGTAAAAACCCTACataacaaaaatgaaaaaaatagaTAATCACAAGTGTTAGTGTTGGTGTCTGACACATGCATGAACATGCATTTTTTCAGAGTCTGACACTAGTGTCGGTGCTTCGTAGAATTTCATGATACCTTCAATGATACCAAACCGTAAATGTTGATTCGTGCATTCGGAAATTCGCGGCTCCAAACATAGACAATCATGAAAACTAAAGAAACTCCCATGAATGGAGACCATAAATATGGCACAACACTCATCACCTAACAACAGAATCAAACTAAGTAATAGGAAcataaaaaaaatcaacaaatgtacaaaagttaaataaaaactgTATTTGTTGGAACATATATACCAGAAGTGAGACTGCACCAAATATCAACATCCAAACATAATCTGCAGTTCTTTTATCAAATGGCCCTCTTTCCAGTGAAACACCATATTTTGCTCTATAAAATTCAATATTCAAACCATTATTATGGTAATTTATACGTAATATTTATATAAGTTTCGTAATATTATAAACCCTAATTCATTCGGTATCAGTAATATAGAACTATAACTGCTATACAGTCGCAGATGTATAAGTCAAAGAATATATTTACATCATTATGAGACGAACTGCAAATGGAAATGAAAATGGTCCAAGAAAGAAGAAATTTGTGATAATCCTCCAAATCTGTAACAAACAAAGAAAAGTTAGAATGGTATAGAATATAGATCAATGGTTAATTAAGGATGATGAATATTTTTGGATTACAAACAAACCTGAAAGCGTTTAAACACTAAGCCATAAAACAGTGCTATGCTTCTTGCATCATAAAGATTGAGATAATAAGCAGCTGTGGTCATCAAACATGCTACTCCATAGGTCTTGCTCACAGGTGGGAGAGACCGGTAGTACTCTGCTGGTGTAGACATTATTGAATGAAATAGAGTGTTAGAACATGATGAAGAACAAGAAAGGAAGATATGTTTAAATATAAACTTAGAGTGAGTGGTGATTATGGAAGAAGAGATTATTATGCATTTAAAAGTCTAAGTCTAACACCAAATGATACTCCAATATGTTTTTTCTTGGTTGGAAACATTGGAGTTGACTTGTTGACTTTGAAATAATCTTTGTACACCAATTAGTTGGGTTGTCACTCCCAATTTGAATATTGTGACAGGCAATAAATGCATAAGGACTTAAGATATGACATCATACCACATTTTAGGGTGATAGATTTTTATAAATTTAGTTTGTATGTGTGAGTTTATTACCAAATAACCATATTTCTAATTTTAATTCTAAATTAACCATCATTCTCTATTATTTTCATTCTAttcatttttcaaataaaaataatcaaCTTAAAAAAGACGGTATTCCTACTCGCGCCTCCGTAGAACAAGATAAACGAGGTTTTCCTCCAATTGACGCATCCTTGtaatatattattaaaaattaaataaataattcAATAAGAGGGAGTTTTCCTTCTATTGGTGTCGCACTCTTATAAATTCAAGACATACTACAATAAATCTCTCTCAAAACAGTTGGAATATGCATATCATCACGACTGATCAACTGTTGTAAGGTAAAGGGTGTTTATATGTATGGTCTTTTTCACCACGGACGTCTAATCGCTGTGATAAACTAGGTAGGACGTTAGCTATCACAACGATTATATTAAATAACCGTTGTGATATATATATATGTCATAAGTTCGAAACCCAGCAACAACAATTTAATTAAAGCGTGAATAAATTTAATATTTTACTACGATTATATATTTCCATCATGGTGGTATATATatgagtttattataaaatatgtgGATTGCTTATTTTTCCTTACCCTCAATAAACATATACAACCATTCAAATTAATTTAGAAGATAATAATctgaaaaattaaattattcttgaaaaataACTTAGACGCTCCACTGTTTTTCGAATTGCATGCATATTATAATTCATCTCTCCCTCTTTAACATATAGAATTTGGTTCAATGCCCTAAGTTCCTCAAAGCAATGTTCATTCTCTTATAGTTTATTTGGCAAAGCATAAATTTATTGACTAATTTCGAGTTGTCATCATCATTATTTTAATCGAGGATGATGATTATTATGAGGACAATGATGAAGATGATTCAAAATTTCTCAACAAATTTGATGATTTGCAATATAAATAGAAGAAAATGAACCGTTGCTTAGAAGAACTTGGGGCGTTGAACCAAATTCTATATGTTAAAGAACCAGAGATGAATTACAAGATGCATGAAATTCGAAAAATATTGATGCATCTAAGTTGATTTTCAAATATAACATAATTTTCAGAATAtcattttctaaatcaatttaaatgaatgcatgtttagtgaggggttagtgaaacaagTAATCTACATATGCTATAATAAACTCGGCTGATATTAAAAAACAAGGCAAACATTTTGAATAACAATAACATATCAACTCATAAATATTTCAGAAACATACCTTTTATTGAAAAGATTCGTGGCGAATGAAGACGAATAAATGATCTACTTGTCTCAGAATGGAATCCACAATAAAAGATGGATGAAGCTGAAGTGAGAGCGGAAAACTTGTGCCCATGATCTAGGTATTTCACACAAGTATGTTGCTTTCACATTACCTTCGTCCTCCTTGTATTTTTTTCTTCATTGCAACACAAACAATTTGTGAATCACACCTACAAGTCAAAATGTATACTATCATATTAACCcaatttgaaaacataaattGGCATGCGATTGTAATCCTACAAATAACATGATAACCTGATTTGGAAACATAAACTAGCATGACATTAACAACAAAGTTAACATAAATGGAAACCTAAGTAATGTCTAATACACTGATATCTCTATTGAACAGAGATTTTTAGATTTTTAAGAACTAGTGTCATACATGTAACATATATGGTAATTGAGATCCATTTCAATAACAGAGACTCAAGTAGAGATAACCAAAAAACACGAAATTCATGCAAAATGGAAATCCTAAACCCTAAGCTTTCTGCCAAATAAAAACACGAAAATCATGCCAAATAAAAACATatgaaaaacaaagaaaaatggaaGAACCTATACATAGAAAAATGGAAGAAAGTGTATGAATAACACGAAAGAAAGCttatgaagaagaagaagattgatAAAATGTATGAACTTGAGTATCTTTTAGTATGGAGAAGCTTATGAGGACGAGTTCGTTGCATGTGGAAGAGAGAGATGTTAGGGTTTTGTTTAGAGAGTGATGACTATTCTAGGCGAAAGCTTGATAACTTCACTTATATATGTGTGTATAAATTATCACCACGACTGTTAACAAAACTCGTAATAAAATGTAAGTACTATTCATAACACTTTCTTATAATAATAGTGGTAATAGGcattttaatattaatatatttcaataaaatataaaataataaaatgtcTTTCACAACAGTTCTTATAAAGatttgtgataaaatgtatttCAATAAAATAAAACTCAGGCGGTTGTTATCAAGTCCTTAGTATCTCAGCCCATACACAGCCAAAATATGAGAAGAAAAACTAGCATTAGATTTGTTATTGTACATAAGTTCAATGAGGCTATAGAgcttttatatatataaataaaatatattcAGATACAGGGGTCATTAAACTAAAAGAAAAACTTAAATCTTCAGGACCAGAAGCTCTCTTTATTAATGAAGTCTGCAAACTTCATGCCTAATTGAATCTAAGAACTTATCCCAATATTCATTTGACTTGGTATCACTTGATTTCATTAGATCTTCAACAATAACTTCTACTTTTCTTATCTTCTCAGGATTCAAATTGGTGATCGTTATCTTCTTAGTTCCAGGTGTTCCACCAGAAGGTTCAATAATGGTGATGTTATTCCTAACATCTACTGCTTCCTTGGCCTTATTTAACTAAGAATCAATCATATCACCAACATCCTTAGGAAACTCAATTTCTTTGATAGGTATGCTCCCACTAGATTGGTTAGATAAATATTCAAAATTTTGGTTCATGTTGAGAGGAAGAAGCTAACGAGGACGAGTTCGCTTCCTATGGAAGAGGGGAatgttagggttttgttttgagagTGACGACTATTTTGTGCAAAAAAGTTTGATAACTTCGCTTATATATATGTGTAAAACTTATCACCACGGTTGT containing:
- the LOC127086031 gene encoding derlin-1 → MSTPAEYYRSLPPVSKTYGVACLMTTAAYYLNLYDARSIALFYGLVFKRFQIWRIITNFFFLGPFSFPFAVRLIMIAKYGVSLERGPFDKRTADYVWMLIFGAVSLLVMSVVPYLWSPFMGVSLVFMIVYVWSREFPNARINIYGLVSLKGFYLPWAMLGLDLIFGNPLKPDILGMLAGHLYYFLTVLHPLAGGKFKFNTPLLVHKVVAYWGEGTQMNAPVQSNPSAGIVFRGRSNRLGGTQTTTRSTSHETSGNDSSSSSSTRQQNQGDGVAFRGKSYRLNG